GAACTTGGTGCGATCGCCCTGGCCACGGATCTTCCAGTGCTGGCGGGCAAGCCGCAGCGCCGTCTCGACGGAATCCGATCCGCCCGAGGTGAAGAAGGTGCGCACCATGCCTTCCGGCGCGAACCATTGCGACAATTCATAGGCCAGTTCGATCGACGGGCCGGTCGAGGTGCCACGGAAGCCGGAATAGTAGGGCAGGGCGTCAAGCTGGGCAGCGATCGCCTGCTTGATCGGGTCGCAATTGTAGCCAAGGTTGACGTTCCACAGGCCACCAACGGCGTCGAGCACGGTGCGGCCCTCGATGTCGGTCACATGCACGCCTTCGCCCTTCATGATCACCTTGGGCGGCGATGCCCGCATCTCGGCGGGATGAGCCATCGGGTGCCAGATCGGCTTGGCGTTGTTCTCGGCGAAGAAATTGGTGTCGCGCATCTGAAGTCTCCGATTCTAAAGGGTGAGGCCGAAATGGCCGAGCGCTTCGGCATAAGATCGGGCCGGGCTGGCCACGTCGAAATGAACGGGGCGCATGCCGGCGACGACCGCGCCATCGACGTTGCGTTTCTGGTCGTCGACGAAAACGCAGGCACTGGTGGGCAGGCCAAGCGCTTCGGCGACTGATTGGTAGGCGCGAAGATCCGGTTTCAGGATCTTCGTATAGGTTGCGTCGACGATGGTCTCGAACAGCGACAGCAGCGGCAGCCGGCCGCGGAAATCGGCGCCGTAGAACAGGTCGAGTTCGTTGGAGAGAATGGCCAGCCTCACGCCGGCGGCATGGGCCTTGCGGATGGCGCGATCGGCTTCGGGCCGCACCACCGCTTCGGGATCGGCGCCGCGCGCGCGGCGCACGAAGGTTTCCATCGTGTCCCATTCCTCGCCGACGAGTTGGCCAACCTCGCGCGTGCGGGTCTTCCAATAGTCGCGTTCGCTGATCTCGTCCGCCTGCATCGAGCGCCAGAGCGGATCGGAGGCGAGATCGAACGGCCCCTGCCAGGTGAGCGTGCCGGACCGGAGGCCGAGCGCCCGCTCCGTGAGTTCGTGTGTCTCGAACAGTGTCCTCGTGACGACGCCACCGAAATCGAGCACCAGCGCCTGCGGGCGCATGGCGGTCACGACGCCTGCCTCTGGCTCAGGCCGGGAGCGATGATGCCCTCGGCTACCCAGCGGTCGAAGATGGCGAGCGCCGTGCTGGCAAATTCCGGATCGTTGATATGGCCCTGGATTTCATGAAGCTCGACCGGCGCGGATACGGCATGGCGCATCTCGTCGGTGAAGGCTGCCAGCGCTTCGGGTTCATGCAGCGGCTCGCCGTCGCGGTCCCATTGCTGGATGCCGCCGGCCGGCAGGATGAAGGCGACCGGCGCTGTCGCCGTCGCGAGCTTTGCGCCGATAGCCCGGGCGATCGCCCGTCTTGCCTCGCCGCCGGACGTTACCGATGCCAGCAGCCGGTTGTGCGCGTGATAGGGCCGTTCGGCGAGCGTGTCTGGCACCGGCTTCCACGCCGGAAAATCGATCATGTCGATGGCGCCGGGCGCAACGATCTGCGGGATGGCCGCGCGGCCGGCGTTCTCCAGCCGGTCGACCCCGGACGACACGACGCTGTCGCTCAGATGGTTGGCCACTTCCTGCAGGCTGAAATCGAGGACCGCGACGAACTGCTTGCCAGCGGCGAGCGATTCCATGGCACGGCCGCCCATGCCGGTGGTGTGGAAGATGACGGTTTCGTAGCCGCGCTTCTCGAGTTCGGGCCGCAATGTCTTCATGTAGGAGAGGCAGGTTGTGCCGAGCGACGAGATTGCCACCGTCGGCAGGCCCTTGCGTGGTCTTTCGCTGGCGAGAGCGGCGCCGACCACCGCGCCCGAAGCCTGTGACAGCACGGCCTTGCAGGTGTCGTTCAGCCCGTAGAGGCCACCGGCCCACAGGATCATCATCAGGTCGGGAGCAACCCGCTCTGGCGGGATGAGGTGAGAGAAGGCGATGGTCGAGACGATGAATTTCGGAACGCCGATCGGCAGGGCAAGCGCGATGTCGAGGGCGAGGTCCGTGCCCATCGTGCCGCCGATGGCGATGAACCCGTCGATTTCACCGCTGTCGTTCAAGTTGCGCGCTAGGGTCGAAGCCCCTCTTGCCATCAGCTCCATGGCGCTGTTTTCGTCGCCCGACTGCGCGATTGCCTCGATCGTGGTGCCGATGGCCGCGGCCACGGCATGCTTGTCGTATTCGGGCCGGTAGGGCGGGTCGCCGAGCACACTGACATCGAGCATGACGGGATCGCCACCGGCCGCGCGAATGCGTGAGGCCATGTATTGCAGTTCGTCCGCCTTCGTGTCGCCTGTTCCGCACAGAAGGATCTTCGGGGGTCGCTTGGAGGTCATTCGTTCCGCTCTGGTTGTTCTTATTCGTTGGCCGCTTTGGCCCGGCGCCCGGTCAGGCGTTCGCTGATTTCGGCCGCGGCCCGCATCACGGCGAGACCAAGGGTTTCGACATCGCCGGGCTGAACGCGGGTGCGCGGCGCGGCAATCGCGATGGCGCCGATGGCGAGGCCACGCGCGCCGAGGATGGGGGCGGCGACGCTGGTGACGCCGTCCTCGTAACCCTGCGCGCCGATCGAATAGCCGCGTGCCCGCGCTGCCGTGATCAGGTCGCGAACCGAAGCCGCATCGGTCACCGTGTGCGGCGTGTAGCTCTCGAGCTCGCCCGACAGAGCGGCGGCCACGGTCTTCGCTTGTGAGAAAGCCAGGAAGGCAATGCCGGAAGCCGTGGCGTGCAGTGGCAGGATTTCGCCAAGCGGCACCGCGATGCGGTTGGCCTTGGGCGATTCGACCACATAGATCGAAACCAGGCCCCGGCTCGAATGTTCCGAGAAGTGAACGGTTTCGCCTGTCCTGGCGGCCAGTTCCTCGGCGATCGGCGTCGCCGTGCGCAGGAACGGGAATTGTGTTTCGCGCAGCAGCGCCAGGCGAGCGATGCCGACGCCGAGCCGGTAGAGCCGGCTTTCGGCATCCTGCTCCACCAATCCCTGCTCGATGAGGGCGACAAGCAGGCGCCGTGTCGTCGCCTTGTCGAACCCAGCCACGCGGGCGAGGTCGGCAAGGGCGCGCTCCGGCTCGCCTCTCCCCAACACATCGAGCAATGCCACGGCCTTGGCCACTGTGCTCATTGCGTGCCTGCTCCTCCAACAGATACTTAACGCGCGAATTAACTTGACAGGTAGCACGCGACTTTGCAAGTCTATTATCGAAATGCCGTTTTGAATAATGAAACGAAATAAAGCCGCCTCGGCGCTCCGGCATTTCCGAGAAGTTGTCACCCGCTTGGCGGGAATGGAGGAGGAACCTATGACGACTGCAGTGGAGACCGGTGAAGTAAACCGGCTGAGGAAGAACAGTCTCGGCGTCGGCGCCGTGACATTTCTAGTAGTTTCCGCCGCCGCGCCGCTCACCGCGGTTGCCGGTGGCGTGCCGCTTTCGATGATGATGGGCAATGGCGCCGGCATTCCCGGCACCTTCCTGATCGTCACCGCCGTACTGCTCATCTTCGCGGTGGGTTATGTCGCCATGGCCCGCCATGTCGCCAATGCCGGTGCCTTCTACGCCTACACGGCCAAAGGCCTGGGCGGTGCGCTCGGCGGCGCCGCGGCGCTCATCGCCATCCTCAGCTACAACGCCATGCAGATCGGCGTCTTCGGCATGTTCGGCGCGGCGACCGCCGGCCTGTTCGCCGGCTGGGGCATCAACCTGCCCTGGTGGGTCTGGTGTTTTATCGGCGTCGGGCTCGTCGGCATACTCGGCTATCGCCGGGTCGATCTGTCGGCCAAGATCCTGACGGTGCTGGTCCTGCTCGAATATCTGGTCGTGCTTGTGGTTGACCTCGCGATCCTGTTCAAGGGCGGCGATGCCGGGCTCAGCATGGCCTCGTTCACGCCGACCCAGGTCCTCAGCGGCGCACCGGCCATCGGCCTCCTGTTCTGCTTCGCTGCCTTCATCGGCGTCGAGGCGACGACCATCTATTCCGAGGAAGCGCGCGAGCCGCACCGCACCGTTCCGCGCGCCACCTACATCTCCATCCTCGTCATCGGCCTCTTCTACATGTTCACCAGCTGGCTGATGGTGAATGGCGAAGGCGTCGACAAGCTGGTGCCGTCGCTGAAGGCGCTCAGCGATCCGACCACCTTCCTGTTCGGCCTTTCGGACCGTTACGTCGGCTCCGGGCTGACCCAGTTGATGAGCATCCTGTTCGTGTCGAGCCTGTTTGCCGGGGTCGTCGCCTTCCACAACGGCGTCGCCCGCTATTTCTATGTCGCCGGCCGCGAGAAGCTGTTGCCGGAAAGCCTCGGCGTCACCCATCCGCTGTTCAAGAGCCCGCATGTCGGCTCGCTGATCCAGACGGCACTGGCCTTCGCGGTTATCGCCCTGTTCGCCGCGACCGGTCAGGATCCCGTGCTCGCGCTGTTTTCCTGGCTCACCAATGTCGGCACGCTTGGCGTGATTACGCTGATGGCGCTGACCTCGTTCTCGGTCTTCGCCTTCTTCGGCCGCAATCCTTC
The genomic region above belongs to Mesorhizobium terrae and contains:
- a CDS encoding HAD family hydrolase; this translates as MRPQALVLDFGGVVTRTLFETHELTERALGLRSGTLTWQGPFDLASDPLWRSMQADEISERDYWKTRTREVGQLVGEEWDTMETFVRRARGADPEAVVRPEADRAIRKAHAAGVRLAILSNELDLFYGADFRGRLPLLSLFETIVDATYTKILKPDLRAYQSVAEALGLPTSACVFVDDQKRNVDGAVVAGMRPVHFDVASPARSYAEALGHFGLTL
- a CDS encoding Tm-1-like ATP-binding domain-containing protein, translating into MTSKRPPKILLCGTGDTKADELQYMASRIRAAGGDPVMLDVSVLGDPPYRPEYDKHAVAAAIGTTIEAIAQSGDENSAMELMARGASTLARNLNDSGEIDGFIAIGGTMGTDLALDIALALPIGVPKFIVSTIAFSHLIPPERVAPDLMMILWAGGLYGLNDTCKAVLSQASGAVVGAALASERPRKGLPTVAISSLGTTCLSYMKTLRPELEKRGYETVIFHTTGMGGRAMESLAAGKQFVAVLDFSLQEVANHLSDSVVSSGVDRLENAGRAAIPQIVAPGAIDMIDFPAWKPVPDTLAERPYHAHNRLLASVTSGGEARRAIARAIGAKLATATAPVAFILPAGGIQQWDRDGEPLHEPEALAAFTDEMRHAVSAPVELHEIQGHINDPEFASTALAIFDRWVAEGIIAPGLSQRQAS
- a CDS encoding IclR family transcriptional regulator → MSTVAKAVALLDVLGRGEPERALADLARVAGFDKATTRRLLVALIEQGLVEQDAESRLYRLGVGIARLALLRETQFPFLRTATPIAEELAARTGETVHFSEHSSRGLVSIYVVESPKANRIAVPLGEILPLHATASGIAFLAFSQAKTVAAALSGELESYTPHTVTDAASVRDLITAARARGYSIGAQGYEDGVTSVAAPILGARGLAIGAIAIAAPRTRVQPGDVETLGLAVMRAAAEISERLTGRRAKAANE
- a CDS encoding APC family permease translates to MTTAVETGEVNRLRKNSLGVGAVTFLVVSAAAPLTAVAGGVPLSMMMGNGAGIPGTFLIVTAVLLIFAVGYVAMARHVANAGAFYAYTAKGLGGALGGAAALIAILSYNAMQIGVFGMFGAATAGLFAGWGINLPWWVWCFIGVGLVGILGYRRVDLSAKILTVLVLLEYLVVLVVDLAILFKGGDAGLSMASFTPTQVLSGAPAIGLLFCFAAFIGVEATTIYSEEAREPHRTVPRATYISILVIGLFYMFTSWLMVNGEGVDKLVPSLKALSDPTTFLFGLSDRYVGSGLTQLMSILFVSSLFAGVVAFHNGVARYFYVAGREKLLPESLGVTHPLFKSPHVGSLIQTALAFAVIALFAATGQDPVLALFSWLTNVGTLGVITLMALTSFSVFAFFGRNPSLEGNVFKAKVAPIVAGLVLAYIIVQIVLNFGNLSGASGTLSWFLPSLVLIAAVIGIALALSLKSKDPAAFAQLGNEVKD